In Chloroflexota bacterium, a single window of DNA contains:
- the cpaB gene encoding Flp pilus assembly protein CpaB, whose amino-acid sequence MKRHWLLAVGLLLGLAAGVLVYQSMQMAPVVTAARPLDVGDRLSPGDLSVREVNPAARPAGVLTSLDAAVGAFATGPIPAGQYIVSGQLADSRRAALLAHAASIPPGHALIAIPVDATQALGGVVPPSQVVDVLVASPDPAADRTLSGSVPQQVEVLGRGVLLVELRSDRGEVLQGPADDDSLARRASVRIGAAVLAVPAADVPRYVARIPTGTFVLSQRLDVSTSSASVGQHQTVQGRP is encoded by the coding sequence ATGAAACGGCACTGGCTGTTGGCCGTCGGACTGCTTCTGGGTCTCGCCGCCGGCGTGCTGGTCTATCAGAGCATGCAAATGGCGCCGGTGGTCACGGCAGCACGGCCATTGGATGTCGGTGATCGGCTCTCGCCGGGTGACCTTTCCGTGCGGGAGGTCAATCCGGCGGCCCGTCCGGCCGGCGTGCTCACCTCCCTCGACGCGGCCGTGGGCGCCTTTGCCACCGGCCCGATTCCGGCCGGGCAGTACATCGTGTCTGGACAGCTCGCGGACTCGCGCCGCGCCGCGTTGCTGGCGCATGCCGCGTCGATCCCACCAGGTCACGCCCTGATCGCGATCCCGGTCGATGCCACGCAAGCGTTGGGCGGTGTGGTGCCGCCCTCCCAAGTCGTCGATGTTCTGGTGGCAAGCCCCGATCCCGCCGCCGACCGGACGCTGTCCGGATCGGTGCCGCAGCAGGTGGAGGTGCTCGGTCGCGGCGTGCTACTGGTGGAGCTGCGCAGCGACCGCGGCGAGGTCCTGCAGGGCCCTGCGGACGACGACAGCTTGGCCCGCCGAGCCTCCGTCCGGATCGGCGCTGCCGTGCTGGCGGTGCCCGCGGCGGACGTGCCGCGGTACGTGGCGCGGATTCCCACTGGCACCTTCGTGCTCAGTCAGCGTCTTGACGTGTCTACCAGCAGCGCTTCCGTTGGCCAGCATCAGACCGTGCAGGGCAGGCCATGA
- a CDS encoding restriction endonuclease codes for AAQLEDEGCYPVQGNRWKRGAELYLPLYQGRMIHQFDHRANSVRVNPESTHNPYLSEEVSEAQHADPGFLPQSQYWVPGKDVESNLPETTGYTLGFRDIARPTDVRTVIASIVPRAGYGNTIPLLVDSSEGASAQLDEKSALDAAQLTLLVANLNTVCLDFVARQKAQGTHLNWYIVEQLPVIASDAYDRRFGDVTAADLVRDHVLRLTYTAHDMEPFARDLGYGGDPFIWDEEDRRHLRARLDALYLHLYGLDRADAAYVLDTFPIVRKEDKGQFDDQYRTKDLILAYMNALAAGETETVVAV; via the coding sequence CCGCGGCGCAGCTCGAGGACGAGGGGTGCTATCCGGTCCAGGGCAACCGCTGGAAGCGGGGGGCGGAGCTATATCTGCCGCTCTACCAGGGCCGGATGATTCACCAATTCGACCACCGAGCCAACTCGGTCAGGGTCAACCCTGAGAGCACCCACAACCCATACCTCAGCGAAGAGGTCAGCGAAGCTCAGCATGCCGACCCCGGTTTCCTGCCGCAGTCTCAGTACTGGGTGCCTGGCAAGGACGTTGAGTCAAACCTCCCCGAAACCACAGGCTACACACTCGGATTCCGAGACATCGCTCGCCCGACGGATGTTCGAACGGTGATCGCTTCAATAGTCCCGAGGGCCGGCTATGGCAACACGATTCCCCTCTTAGTCGACAGCTCTGAAGGAGCCTCTGCCCAGCTAGACGAGAAGTCGGCGCTCGACGCAGCGCAGCTGACTTTGCTGGTGGCCAACCTCAACACAGTTTGCCTTGACTTCGTCGCCCGACAGAAGGCTCAAGGCACACATCTCAACTGGTACATCGTCGAACAACTCCCCGTCATCGCATCCGACGCCTACGACCGCCGCTTCGGCGACGTCACCGCCGCCGACCTAGTGCGGGACCACGTGCTGCGGCTCACCTACACCGCCCACGACATGGAGCCCTTCGCCCGCGACCTCGGCTACGGCGGCGACCCGTTCATCTGGGACGAGGAAGACCGCCGCCACCTCCGCGCCCGGCTCGACGCGCTCTACCTCCACCTCTACGGCCTCGACCGCGCCGACGCCGCCTACGTCCTCGACACCTTCCCTATCGTCCGCAAGGAAGACAAAGGCCAATTCGACGACCAATACCGCACCAAAGACCTCATCCTCGCCTACATGAATGCCCTGGCAGCCGGGGAAACCGAGACCGTCGTGGCGGTGTAG
- a CDS encoding endonuclease/exonuclease/phosphatase family protein: MSRQTGTKIVSWNIARRSEPWRWLLDMDADVALLQEAAEPPAEVASRVEIDPAPWDVSGGDWDWRTAVVRLSDRVRVDWIKSAPLTEAARGEFAVSWPGTLTAATVTPPGGEPFIVVSMYAWWEKPHASIGDWIFSDAAAHRVISDLSGFIGDERNHRVLAAGDLNSFHGYHPRGWAYWKARYQTVFTRMDALGVSLVGPQVPHGRQADPWPDELPKGSKNVPTFHSNRQTPATATRQLDYVFASRELAESVRVRALNEPEQWGPSDHCSLEIEVA, from the coding sequence ATGAGCCGGCAGACGGGCACCAAGATTGTCTCCTGGAACATCGCCCGCCGCAGTGAGCCCTGGAGGTGGCTGCTTGATATGGACGCGGACGTGGCGCTCTTGCAAGAGGCTGCGGAGCCCCCTGCAGAGGTCGCGTCACGGGTCGAGATCGACCCGGCGCCCTGGGATGTCTCCGGAGGCGACTGGGACTGGCGCACTGCGGTAGTCAGGCTATCGGACCGGGTCCGCGTGGATTGGATTAAGTCGGCGCCACTGACAGAGGCCGCGCGGGGTGAATTCGCAGTCAGTTGGCCCGGTACGCTGACCGCCGCCACGGTCACGCCGCCCGGCGGCGAGCCTTTCATCGTGGTTTCGATGTACGCCTGGTGGGAGAAACCCCACGCCTCAATCGGCGACTGGATCTTCTCGGACGCCGCAGCGCACCGCGTGATCTCCGACCTTTCCGGATTCATCGGCGATGAGCGCAACCACCGAGTTCTCGCTGCGGGAGACCTTAACAGTTTCCACGGTTATCACCCCCGTGGGTGGGCTTACTGGAAGGCCCGCTACCAAACGGTGTTCACGCGGATGGACGCGTTGGGCGTGTCACTGGTCGGACCACAGGTGCCGCATGGCCGGCAGGCCGACCCATGGCCAGATGAGTTGCCCAAGGGCAGCAAGAACGTGCCCACATTTCACTCAAATCGTCAGACGCCGGCGACTGCCACGCGTCAGCTGGACTACGTCTTCGCGTCGCGGGAGCTAGCCGAATCCGTGCGCGTACGCGCCTTGAACGAGCCTGAGCAGTGGGGGCCAAGCGACCACTGTAGTCTCGAAATAGAAGTGGCATGA
- a CDS encoding type II secretion system F family protein yields MSGPAVITAMAAAGAVSILVSVALSWVADLFGGARQRRVIRLTESDSQAVNRSPAGMAGNIGAMLDVVGRRIGRYQRLVSAQDLRDAGIESAWVTPRTVVAMKLLFGGSVGAALSLLIPWVPAMMVGAPIAGLLAFVAPSIVIDARKASRRKRILAEVPDVIAELRGLISTGMGVERALHMLVEDDASDAASTELVREIRRTMAAYGLGVPLTVALQEASDRLGSPEFEAFVLAIKQARRLGAELEAVLNQHEVGLRAQRQNAVDAAVASQEAKAQLVIAISFLPAFMLLIFVPMLLSIAKGLFG; encoded by the coding sequence ATGAGCGGCCCAGCAGTGATTACCGCGATGGCGGCTGCAGGTGCCGTGAGCATTCTGGTATCCGTCGCGCTCAGCTGGGTCGCCGACTTGTTCGGTGGAGCCCGCCAGCGCCGGGTGATTCGTTTGACGGAGTCCGACTCGCAGGCCGTGAACCGGTCACCCGCGGGTATGGCCGGCAACATCGGCGCGATGCTCGACGTTGTCGGTCGGCGAATCGGTCGCTATCAGCGCCTGGTGAGCGCGCAGGACCTCCGTGACGCAGGCATTGAGTCGGCGTGGGTGACGCCGCGGACCGTGGTAGCCATGAAGCTGTTGTTTGGCGGGAGCGTGGGCGCGGCGCTATCCCTTCTGATCCCTTGGGTGCCGGCCATGATGGTGGGCGCGCCAATCGCGGGGCTCCTGGCCTTCGTGGCGCCCTCCATCGTGATCGACGCTCGCAAGGCCTCTCGTCGCAAGCGGATCCTGGCCGAGGTGCCGGACGTGATTGCCGAGTTGCGTGGACTGATCAGCACTGGGATGGGCGTCGAGCGTGCGCTGCACATGCTGGTGGAGGACGACGCGTCGGACGCGGCATCTACCGAGCTGGTCCGTGAGATCCGGCGGACGATGGCCGCTTACGGCCTCGGGGTACCGCTGACCGTGGCCCTCCAAGAGGCGTCCGACCGATTGGGATCACCCGAGTTCGAGGCTTTCGTGCTGGCGATCAAGCAGGCGCGCCGGCTAGGTGCGGAGCTCGAGGCCGTCCTGAATCAGCACGAAGTGGGACTGCGGGCCCAGCGGCAGAATGCTGTCGACGCGGCGGTGGCGTCGCAGGAGGCCAAGGCCCAACTCGTGATCGCTATTTCTTTCTTGCCCGCGTTCATGCTGCTCATCTTTGTTCCCATGCTCCTGAGCATCGCCAAGGGACTCTTTGGGTGA
- a CDS encoding type II secretion system F family protein produces MNLAVVAAGFAAAGVVVFALALMPVRQPSDSPMHGWVQRRLGRLADQLHEGGVAMTPPIFLVINGGVLVVGAVIGGLVAPPLVPVGAIVGAIAPWVVLRTAVVRARARADREALVLLRLLGAHLRAGATYMEALRAAAEGVATPQVRDDLAWVANRFRLDRPLHGSLAAVAARTPGRHLRLAYRVLARAIEHGVAGRRAVTALEGLEATVAANLRAHEDLRAKTRGLRIQIVVVAVAIPVIHLYLRGTNPESFTVMDEPLGQFVLLPGAVMCELLGLYLWRRFTRAQA; encoded by the coding sequence GTGAATCTCGCCGTCGTCGCCGCCGGATTTGCTGCGGCCGGCGTCGTCGTTTTCGCGCTGGCGTTGATGCCGGTCCGCCAGCCCTCCGACTCACCCATGCACGGCTGGGTCCAGCGTCGCCTCGGCCGCCTTGCCGACCAGCTGCATGAGGGTGGAGTGGCGATGACGCCGCCGATCTTCCTGGTCATCAACGGTGGAGTGCTCGTCGTCGGTGCGGTCATCGGCGGACTGGTCGCTCCGCCGCTCGTGCCGGTGGGTGCAATTGTCGGGGCGATCGCTCCTTGGGTGGTACTCCGTACTGCCGTGGTGCGGGCACGGGCGCGCGCCGATCGTGAGGCGCTCGTCCTGCTGCGATTGCTGGGCGCCCACCTGCGAGCGGGAGCCACCTACATGGAAGCGCTGCGGGCCGCCGCCGAGGGCGTGGCGACGCCGCAGGTGCGAGACGATCTGGCGTGGGTCGCCAATCGGTTCAGGTTGGACCGCCCACTCCATGGATCGTTGGCTGCGGTCGCTGCGCGGACGCCGGGCCGCCACCTGCGCCTGGCCTATCGCGTGCTGGCACGGGCCATCGAGCACGGCGTGGCGGGGCGACGCGCGGTCACAGCGCTGGAAGGGCTCGAGGCCACCGTTGCGGCCAACCTCCGCGCGCACGAGGACCTGCGGGCCAAGACTCGCGGCCTGCGGATTCAGATTGTCGTGGTTGCCGTGGCGATCCCGGTCATTCATCTGTATCTGCGGGGGACGAACCCGGAGTCGTTCACCGTCATGGACGAGCCCTTGGGGCAGTTTGTGCTGCTCCCCGGAGCCGTGATGTGTGAACTTCTCGGGCTGTACCTGTGGCGCCGCTTCACTCGAGCGCAAGCATGA
- a CDS encoding tyrosine-type recombinase/integrase yields the protein MTNVHELPLHTAVDHYLVALRVEGAAPTTIETYRSVLASYLRWATTGAAPTLADFTLLQVRAYVAHLMGEHVRFAHHHNVRAGGRLSDYTINLHGRVLRTFAAWLDREEYTEEHVLARFSPLRPKTKPIEPLTPEEFKGLVAALTGPASLRARGRAMLYLLFDTGIRASELADIRLGDLDLEAGILRVRGKRSQRQRSDE from the coding sequence ATGACCAACGTTCACGAACTGCCGCTGCACACGGCCGTCGACCACTACCTGGTGGCGCTGCGCGTCGAAGGCGCAGCCCCGACGACCATCGAGACCTATCGCTCGGTCCTGGCGTCGTACCTGCGCTGGGCGACCACCGGTGCGGCGCCCACCTTGGCCGACTTCACCCTGCTCCAAGTCCGCGCCTATGTGGCGCACCTGATGGGCGAGCACGTGCGCTTCGCCCACCATCACAACGTCCGCGCCGGCGGACGGCTGAGCGACTACACCATCAACCTGCACGGCCGCGTGCTGCGGACCTTCGCCGCTTGGCTCGACCGGGAGGAGTACACCGAGGAGCACGTGCTGGCGCGGTTTAGCCCCCTGCGCCCCAAGACCAAGCCCATCGAGCCCCTGACCCCGGAGGAGTTCAAAGGGCTGGTGGCCGCGTTGACGGGACCGGCCAGTTTGCGGGCGCGCGGACGGGCGATGCTCTATCTGCTCTTCGACACCGGCATCCGGGCGTCGGAGCTGGCCGACATTCGGCTGGGCGACCTGGATCTCGAGGCGGGGATCCTGCGGGTGCGCGGCAAGCGCAGCCAGCGCCAGCGGAGCGACGAATAG
- a CDS encoding ATPase, T2SS/T4P/T4SS family gives MPDRTDRICTVVHAHLAEAFPRAIPDPNLVQGLCDELAGLGPLQLLMTDPDVTDVLVNGPAEVWVERRGRLEPTSVRFRNAQHLSALMEKIAALVGRHLSLESPCVDARMADGSRANLVIAPVGGPCLSIRKHRRVRLALRSERREASGRIGSEEAPEDWVTAGGLSEAMAAFLATAVRARLNVLVAGATGAGKTTLLASLLAAVPPTERVVIIEDTTELAEPHQGHTVRLQCVHGQRAVDYQDRTVSVADLLANALRMRPDRLVVGEIRSPREAYVCLEALNTGHAGSGTTIHANGAADALGRLETLVRREYRDFAARELREPIARAFDLVIYVGRLADGRRTVLEVMELAGMATDGTYDLRPVFSAERVAGDVVGFQASDGYEPGPKVQGKLRLQGVLL, from the coding sequence GTGCCCGACCGGACCGACCGCATCTGCACGGTTGTCCATGCGCATCTCGCCGAGGCATTTCCGCGCGCGATTCCGGATCCGAACTTGGTTCAGGGCCTGTGCGACGAGCTTGCTGGGCTGGGACCGTTGCAACTGCTGATGACGGACCCCGACGTCACCGACGTGCTGGTCAACGGCCCGGCAGAGGTGTGGGTGGAGCGCCGGGGGCGGCTGGAGCCGACGTCGGTGCGGTTTCGAAATGCCCAGCACTTGTCGGCGCTGATGGAGAAGATCGCGGCGCTGGTGGGGCGGCACCTGTCGCTGGAGAGCCCTTGCGTGGATGCCCGCATGGCCGACGGCAGCCGGGCCAATCTGGTGATCGCGCCGGTGGGCGGACCCTGCCTCTCCATTCGCAAGCACCGGCGCGTGCGGCTGGCGCTTCGGTCGGAGCGACGCGAAGCCTCAGGTCGTATCGGAAGCGAAGAGGCCCCTGAGGACTGGGTCACCGCGGGCGGGTTAAGTGAAGCGATGGCGGCGTTTCTGGCCACCGCCGTTCGCGCCCGCTTAAACGTGCTTGTGGCCGGTGCCACGGGGGCGGGCAAGACGACGCTGCTGGCCAGCCTCCTTGCGGCGGTGCCTCCGACCGAACGCGTGGTGATCATCGAGGACACTACCGAGCTGGCGGAGCCCCACCAGGGCCACACGGTCCGCCTGCAGTGCGTCCATGGTCAGCGGGCCGTCGACTATCAGGACCGCACGGTGTCGGTCGCCGACCTACTGGCGAACGCACTGCGCATGCGGCCCGATCGACTGGTGGTGGGCGAGATTCGTAGCCCCCGCGAGGCCTATGTGTGTCTGGAGGCACTGAACACCGGCCACGCCGGGTCGGGGACGACCATTCATGCGAATGGGGCGGCCGACGCCCTGGGACGACTCGAGACGCTGGTGCGCCGCGAGTACCGCGATTTCGCGGCGCGAGAGCTGCGCGAGCCCATTGCGCGCGCGTTCGATCTGGTGATCTATGTGGGACGGCTCGCCGATGGCCGTCGCACGGTGCTCGAAGTCATGGAGCTGGCGGGCATGGCGACAGACGGGACCTATGACCTGCGGCCGGTATTCAGCGCGGAGCGCGTGGCAGGCGACGTTGTGGGCTTTCAGGCCAGTGACGGGTATGAGCCGGGCCCCAAGGTCCAGGGCAAGCTGCGGCTTCAGGGCGTGCTGCTGTGA
- a CDS encoding type IV secretion system DNA-binding domain-containing protein: MADRHAGATYGLKPADALKHLFVVGPTGVGKSTFLFWFALSAIRRGHGVLLLDPKGDLARSLLGAVPAGREADVVALDFADTDWPVGLNPLDVRDADEGDRVAMAVYSLLRELVRGEDFLWGTSMSQAFAYGFRTLAANPQIKPTMLDLERLFIDREWRESLMPNVSDPFLRSYWRNQVDRISVRQFEMTFGGALRRMAMLVQDPRVRNILVQPRSAVRWDGVLQRGEIVLVNLDQADTALGAAGSRLLGSILVTHFWQAVLRRPAGDRAPYFAIIDEFQEFLDTGRDMGAFFERSRSYGVGLAVATQNPGQPRLAGIISSVLLNTRTHVVFGGLREQTRHFAMEMAPALTPAELDDLPAYHMAVKTLVDNRPARPFEATVPPIPPGDPGRATRIREQARATFGQRRTDLDELVAARYGSLTKTEAEPRESTADLSEGAPATNDGSDDSPDESPGLADLAARPSGGVPGNPRNQA; this comes from the coding sequence ATGGCTGACCGCCACGCCGGCGCGACGTATGGATTGAAGCCTGCCGACGCACTGAAGCATCTGTTCGTGGTCGGCCCCACCGGCGTGGGCAAGAGCACGTTCCTATTCTGGTTCGCCCTGTCGGCCATCCGGCGAGGCCACGGCGTCCTGCTGTTGGATCCCAAGGGCGACCTGGCGCGGTCGCTCCTGGGCGCCGTTCCCGCCGGCCGTGAGGCGGACGTGGTGGCGCTCGACTTTGCAGACACCGACTGGCCAGTGGGCCTGAACCCCCTCGACGTGCGCGACGCGGATGAGGGAGACCGCGTGGCCATGGCCGTCTACTCGCTGCTGCGCGAGCTGGTGCGCGGCGAGGACTTTCTCTGGGGCACCTCCATGTCGCAGGCATTCGCCTACGGCTTCCGCACCCTGGCCGCCAATCCGCAGATCAAGCCGACCATGCTCGACCTAGAGCGGCTGTTCATCGACCGCGAATGGCGCGAGAGCCTGATGCCCAACGTCAGCGACCCGTTCCTGCGCTCCTACTGGCGGAATCAGGTCGATCGCATCTCGGTCCGCCAATTCGAGATGACGTTCGGCGGCGCGCTGCGGCGGATGGCCATGCTGGTGCAAGACCCGCGGGTGCGCAACATCCTGGTGCAACCGCGCTCGGCGGTGCGCTGGGACGGGGTGCTACAGCGGGGCGAGATCGTGCTGGTCAATCTGGACCAGGCGGACACCGCGTTGGGCGCCGCCGGGTCGCGCCTGCTGGGCAGCATCCTGGTGACGCACTTTTGGCAGGCGGTGCTACGGCGGCCGGCCGGTGATCGGGCGCCCTACTTCGCGATCATCGACGAGTTCCAGGAGTTCCTGGACACCGGACGCGACATGGGCGCCTTCTTCGAGCGCTCCCGCAGCTATGGCGTGGGGCTGGCGGTGGCCACGCAGAACCCCGGGCAGCCCCGGCTGGCCGGCATCATCAGCAGCGTACTGCTCAACACCCGCACGCACGTGGTGTTCGGCGGCCTGCGGGAGCAGACGCGGCACTTCGCCATGGAGATGGCACCGGCCTTGACCCCGGCGGAGCTGGACGACCTGCCGGCCTATCACATGGCGGTGAAGACGCTGGTCGACAACCGGCCGGCCCGACCCTTCGAGGCCACAGTGCCGCCGATCCCGCCGGGCGACCCGGGACGAGCGACGCGCATTCGCGAACAGGCCCGTGCGACCTTCGGGCAACGGCGGACGGATCTGGACGAGCTCGTGGCCGCGCGCTACGGCTCGCTGACCAAGACCGAGGCAGAGCCTAGAGAATCCACCGCCGACCTGTCCGAGGGTGCCCCGGCAACGAACGATGGATCCGACGACTCGCCGGACGAGTCGCCCGGTCTGGCCGATCTGGCTGCGCGGCCAAGCGGCGGCGTGCCCGGCAATCCGAGGAACCAGGCGTGA
- a CDS encoding A24 family peptidase — MNPGLIGLSVALGVALLASITDIRERRIPNTLIVTGLVATSALAVVGGWWVDALAGSGLGMVLLALPRLVARDAVGLGDIKLAGVLGIGTGMVVIVVAIGIAVVAAMPVFLWCRPKAGCHRVLPFAPFLATGVAGHMAMRLAVGGG; from the coding sequence GTGAATCCGGGGCTCATCGGGCTTTCGGTCGCCCTCGGAGTCGCGCTGTTGGCCTCGATCACCGACATCCGTGAGCGGCGAATCCCGAATACGCTCATCGTCACCGGCCTGGTCGCGACCAGCGCGCTAGCGGTAGTCGGCGGTTGGTGGGTGGACGCACTCGCGGGCAGTGGCCTGGGAATGGTGCTGCTTGCGCTTCCGCGGCTGGTTGCGCGCGACGCCGTTGGGCTCGGAGATATCAAGCTCGCGGGCGTTCTGGGAATTGGTACCGGGATGGTGGTCATAGTGGTCGCTATTGGTATTGCAGTCGTCGCAGCCATGCCGGTGTTCCTGTGGTGTAGGCCAAAAGCGGGGTGCCACAGAGTGCTGCCATTTGCTCCCTTTCTCGCCACCGGTGTCGCCGGGCATATGGCAATGCGCCTCGCTGTGGGTGGTGGCTAG
- a CDS encoding ATP-binding protein, whose protein sequence is MDPIRNPFAPGAGTPPPELVGRDEVLQAAHIALQRTRFGRPSKSQIMVGLRGVGKTVLLDRIREEAEGAGIFALRVEAPEDRSLPAMLAPLLRTALLRISTREAAQALAQRALRGLAGFVGALKVKYQDITVSWELETEPGLADNGDLEIDLPDLLEAVGDAAKAADGCVALFIDEIQYVPEDELAALITALHRTSQRQLPVTMIGAGLPQVRGRMGKAKSYAERLFEFPDIGPLSPEDAKRAIAKPARDESVEIQDRALDAIVSQTHGYPYFLQEWGKHLWDVAEASPVAASSVHLASELAIADLDASFFLVRFDRLTPSEKRYMRAMAELGAGPHRSGDIADVLDRHVSSLAPTRSQLINKGMIWSPSHGDTAFTVPMFDEFMRRVMPGSTWQAAS, encoded by the coding sequence ATGGACCCGATTCGCAATCCCTTTGCGCCGGGCGCCGGTACGCCGCCGCCGGAATTGGTCGGACGCGACGAGGTGCTACAGGCGGCGCATATCGCGCTGCAGCGCACCAGGTTCGGACGCCCGAGCAAGAGCCAGATCATGGTTGGGTTGCGGGGCGTGGGAAAGACCGTGCTGCTGGACCGCATTCGCGAGGAGGCCGAGGGCGCAGGCATTTTCGCCCTGCGGGTCGAGGCGCCCGAAGACCGCTCGCTGCCAGCCATGCTGGCGCCGTTGCTCCGAACCGCGTTGCTGCGGATCTCGACCCGCGAGGCGGCGCAAGCCTTGGCCCAACGCGCCCTGCGGGGACTTGCCGGGTTCGTCGGTGCCCTAAAGGTCAAGTATCAGGACATCACCGTGAGCTGGGAGCTGGAAACCGAACCGGGATTGGCGGACAACGGGGATTTGGAGATCGATCTGCCGGACTTGCTGGAGGCCGTGGGCGATGCCGCCAAGGCGGCCGACGGCTGCGTGGCGCTCTTCATCGATGAGATCCAATATGTGCCGGAGGATGAGCTTGCCGCGTTGATTACTGCCCTGCACCGCACGTCGCAGCGGCAGTTGCCCGTCACGATGATTGGGGCCGGCTTGCCGCAAGTGCGCGGCCGCATGGGCAAGGCCAAGTCGTATGCCGAACGGCTCTTCGAATTCCCCGACATCGGGCCGCTTTCACCGGAAGACGCCAAACGCGCCATCGCCAAACCCGCGCGCGACGAAAGCGTGGAGATCCAAGACCGCGCGCTCGACGCGATCGTTTCGCAAACCCACGGCTATCCCTACTTCCTCCAGGAGTGGGGGAAGCATCTGTGGGATGTCGCCGAGGCTTCGCCGGTTGCCGCATCGAGCGTGCACCTCGCCTCCGAGTTGGCCATTGCCGATCTGGACGCGAGTTTCTTCCTGGTCAGGTTCGACAGGCTTACGCCTTCGGAGAAACGGTACATGCGGGCGATGGCGGAGCTCGGCGCGGGACCGCATCGTTCGGGTGATATTGCCGACGTGCTGGACCGGCACGTGTCCTCGCTGGCTCCCACGCGCAGCCAGTTGATCAACAAAGGCATGATTTGGAGTCCCAGTCACGGCGACACCGCCTTTACGGTTCCGATGTTTGACGAATTCATGCGGCGCGTCATGCCAGGATCGACTTGGCAGGCCGCCTCGTAA
- a CDS encoding replication-relaxation family protein produces MIWARRQVQVLRLLRAHRYMDAAQVHQVFYHPVSRRACQRCLTTLHQQGLVVRARSACGGVGGGSGGYVYGLSAKGADALEHIDDAPRAQIPYVRDPETFTPQRTRHQLSVNRCFIALWQVLESTEDHQLVRWNSDPHLRMRYRASGRWQVINPDGLAQVRNPAGDHWLFFEIDRGTEELRRYAQKVRRYAGFWQSGAWRSEFPVFPELRITTNRRSRVVSLRQAVEAALVQLADARGGDMNHVLRIAVAWEPAFLANPLGPVWEAAFANSDHRQTVLRTARPPCAELEEGSPT; encoded by the coding sequence ATGATCTGGGCCCGCCGCCAGGTCCAGGTCCTGCGCCTGCTGCGGGCCCACCGCTACATGGACGCTGCGCAAGTGCATCAGGTGTTCTATCACCCGGTCAGCCGGCGAGCCTGTCAGCGCTGCTTGACGACGCTCCACCAGCAGGGCCTCGTGGTGCGGGCCCGGTCGGCCTGCGGCGGCGTGGGCGGTGGCAGCGGCGGCTACGTGTACGGCCTGTCGGCCAAGGGTGCCGACGCCCTGGAGCACATCGACGACGCGCCGCGCGCCCAGATCCCATACGTCCGCGATCCCGAGACCTTCACGCCACAGCGGACGCGGCACCAGCTGTCGGTGAACCGTTGCTTCATCGCTCTCTGGCAGGTTCTGGAGTCCACCGAAGACCATCAACTCGTGCGCTGGAACTCCGATCCACACCTGCGGATGCGGTACCGGGCGAGCGGACGGTGGCAGGTGATCAACCCCGACGGCCTCGCCCAGGTACGCAACCCGGCCGGCGACCACTGGCTCTTCTTCGAGATTGACCGCGGCACGGAGGAGCTCCGCCGCTATGCACAGAAAGTGCGGCGGTACGCGGGCTTCTGGCAATCGGGCGCGTGGCGCTCGGAATTCCCGGTCTTTCCCGAACTTCGCATCACCACGAACCGCCGCTCGCGCGTGGTCAGCCTTCGCCAGGCCGTCGAGGCCGCCCTGGTCCAGTTGGCGGACGCCCGCGGTGGGGACATGAATCACGTGCTGCGGATTGCGGTGGCCTGGGAGCCAGCGTTCCTGGCCAACCCGCTGGGCCCGGTATGGGAGGCCGCGTTTGCCAACAGTGACCACCGACAGACTGTATTGCGCACGGCGCGACCGCCGTGCGCCGAATTAGAGGAGGGCAGCCCGACATGA